The genome window ATTGGTCCGGAAGCCCGCGACCTTTGGGTGGGTACCTTTCACTCTATCTGCGTCAAAATTTTGAGACGGCATGCGTTGTCTGCCGGCATTGCGCCGAGCTTTACAATCTATGACGCCGCGGACCAGCAGAGTGTGATGAAACAAGTAATCAAGGATTTGAATCTCGATGAAAAAAGATTTCCGCCGACGCAACTGGTCGGTCGCGTCTCGCGTTTGAAGGATCAGTTGATTACCGTGGAGATTCTGAAAAATGAAGCGTCTGATCCGTTTCAGAAAAAGTTGGCGGAGGTTTATGAAGCCTATGAAAAAATTTTGCAGGCCAACAACTCTCTGGATTTTGGCGATCTGATTTCCCGCACCGTTTTGCTTTTTGAAAAACACCCACACCTTTTGAAAGGGTATCAGGATTTGCTCCATTATATTTTGGTCGATGAATATCAGGATACCAATCGTGCCCAATACCGTTGGGTGACTCTACTTGCCGCCAAACATTTGAATCTTTGCGTGGTGGGAGACCCGGATCAGTCGATTTATCGCTGGCGCGGGGCGGATCTCAATAATATTCTCAACTTCGAAAAAGATTATCCCCACGCAAAAGTCATTCGTCTGGAACAAAATTATCGCTCTTCGCAAAACATTTTGACTGCCGCCAATGCGGTGATTCTCCACAACGAATTTCGGAAAGAAAAAAACTTGTGGAGTGAAAAACCGGATACCGCAAAAATCACGATGGTCAGCGTCAACAGCGAAAAAGAAGAGGCGCTTTATATTGTGAGTCAACTTCGCCACCTTCATGAGACTCAAAAAATTCCGTATAGCGAGATGGCCTGTTTTTATCGAACCAATGCCCAGTCGCGCCCGCTGGAAGAAATTCTGCGAATGTCGGGAATCCCTTACATGATTTACGGCGGTTTGCGTTTTTATGAACGCGCCGAAATTAAAGATGCACACGCCTATTTGCGCGTGCTCATGCATCCGGGCGATAGTGTGGCTTTAAAGCGAATCATCAATGTGCCGACGCGGGGTATTGGCAAAACAACGATTGAAAAAATTGAAGGCCTCGCTTCGGGGCAGGGGATTTCTTTTTATGAAGCGGCTCAAAAGGTTGATCACCAAAAATTGCAAGAGTTTATGAAATGGTTTTTCAAAATGCAGGAGTTTGTTGCCGCCAACGGAGTAACTCCGAACGGAGCAACTCCGGTTGAAATTTTGCAAAAAGTTTTGGAGACCAGTGGTTATTTGACGTCGTTAACCATGCAAGGATCGACTGAAGCCCAAGAACGAATGGCGAACCTCAATGAATTGGTTGCGAGCATCGCCGATTTTTCAACCCTTCAAAATTATCTCGATCATGTCGCCCTGATTTCGGATCTGGATCAATCTTCGGAGGGAGGAGTCATTTCTTTGATGACGCTTCATTTGGCGAAAGGGCTGGAGTTTCAGGCGGTGGGGCTTGTTGGATTGGAAGAGGGACTTCTGCCGCACGCCCGCTCCATGGATGAATTGGAAGAACTCGAAGAAGAGCGCAGACTTTTTTATGTCGGCATGACGCGCGCGAAGGAATATCTATGGCTCTCTCATGCGTGGCGGCGTTATATGAACGGGCAAGAGCAATACAGTTTGCCTTCAAGATTTTTGGAAGAAATTCCAGAAGATTTGATGGAAGTGGTGGAGAACAGCCGGGGGTATGGAGACCATAGACCATGGACTATGGACCATGAAGAGGAGAATGACGATTTTGATCAGAGGAGTTGGCAAGAACGAAGAACCAAGAACGAAGAACCAAGAACCCAAATAAAACCCACCGGCTACCGCATTGGCGTCAAGGTGAAGCATCCTGATTTTGGCGTTGGCTATATTGCCGCGTCGGAGAAAACAAGTCTTGGTGAAAAAGTAACGGTCAAATTTTCCAACGGAATGATCAAAAAACTAATCGCCGAGTATGCCCACCTTGAAAAAGTGTAACCCTTATAATGAATGTGGTTAAAAAGTTGTGTGAGGGAGTTTTGGGGTTTCGCGCAGGCAATTTTAACAAACGGGATATAAAGCCAAAATTGCCGAGCGATAAGCGGGCCCGACGGGACGACCCGTCGGGAACCGCGGCCCCAAAACTCCCTCACACAACTTTTTAACCACTTCCATATTAGCCCATTGACCATGAACTATGGCCATGGCATTTATTGAGACGACTATGAGCCTTGCTGATTGGTTGACGCTTTTGCGTCTCATTCTTGTTCCCTTCATTCTCATCTGTTTTCTTCAG of Deltaproteobacteria bacterium contains these proteins:
- a CDS encoding UvrD-helicase domain-containing protein codes for the protein MSLNPQQLEAVKHDHGPLLILAGAGTGKTRVLTHRIAHLIKNCGVSPGRILAVTFTNKAAGEMKRRVEGLIGPEARDLWVGTFHSICVKILRRHALSAGIAPSFTIYDAADQQSVMKQVIKDLNLDEKRFPPTQLVGRVSRLKDQLITVEILKNEASDPFQKKLAEVYEAYEKILQANNSLDFGDLISRTVLLFEKHPHLLKGYQDLLHYILVDEYQDTNRAQYRWVTLLAAKHLNLCVVGDPDQSIYRWRGADLNNILNFEKDYPHAKVIRLEQNYRSSQNILTAANAVILHNEFRKEKNLWSEKPDTAKITMVSVNSEKEEALYIVSQLRHLHETQKIPYSEMACFYRTNAQSRPLEEILRMSGIPYMIYGGLRFYERAEIKDAHAYLRVLMHPGDSVALKRIINVPTRGIGKTTIEKIEGLASGQGISFYEAAQKVDHQKLQEFMKWFFKMQEFVAANGVTPNGATPVEILQKVLETSGYLTSLTMQGSTEAQERMANLNELVASIADFSTLQNYLDHVALISDLDQSSEGGVISLMTLHLAKGLEFQAVGLVGLEEGLLPHARSMDELEELEEERRLFYVGMTRAKEYLWLSHAWRRYMNGQEQYSLPSRFLEEIPEDLMEVVENSRGYGDHRPWTMDHEEENDDFDQRSWQERRTKNEEPRTQIKPTGYRIGVKVKHPDFGVGYIAASEKTSLGEKVTVKFSNGMIKKLIAEYAHLEKV